The Leptolyngbya sp. CCY15150 region ACGGCCTCTGTCAATGCGATGTTGAGTTTGCGTTGTGCCTACCTCAATGGGCAGCTTGCCTGTTGACTATTTTGTCGAAAGTGGGATGCTCCCGTTGTATAGTGCCTTAGGAAAATCACTGAAGTCCTGAATGATGGTCATTTGGGTAATATTTTTTTGATTGCTAACAACTTATTGGATCGATCTAGTCTGCCTATGTTCTCCATATGGAGTAGATAGGCGACTATCCGCTGGCTAATCACCCTCTGAGGGTCGATAGACTGTGAATAATATGCATAATAGCCCTCTAGATAGTAGATAGTCAGCAAAGATCCGCATATTTTTAAGTTTACGACTCCTCTCTATCCACTTGATTCATCAGTGCTGGAACGCCGGTGGGTTGCCAAAGGCTTTCAAACTAAGCAGGGGCGATCGCCCCCATCATCTTCACCGTTACCTCCAGCCCATCACGGTCTGCTGTAGCCCCGCCCGGGAAAACAGCGTATGGGCAGTTCGGGCGATCGCTTGGCACAGCATCAGCGAATCCTTGCTGCTCCATAACGTCGCCCAACACCCGTTTCCAATTACTTCTCGCACTCACCCGATCGCCTCCAAACGATCGGGTGAGTGGGCGTTGTTAGGCGGTGCTGCCCACACTGTTTTTACCTACTTCATAACGAAGTTCAGCCATACCGGTGCTGATTTGGCGAACCGAGATCAGACGTAGGGTTGGACTCAGAACCCGGCGCGGAAACAGTTGCTTACCCTTGCCCAAAGTAGCTGATCCAATCTGGACGATTAGCTCATCTAAAAGCCCAGCATCATAGAACTGCCCTGCCAAATCACCGCCGCCCACAATCCAGATGTTCTTGTCGCCCGCCGCCGCCCGCATTTCCTTGTGAATGTGACGCACATCCCCTTTTACGAATTGAATGTCTGCGCCCTCAATGACCGGGAGACTGCGACTGGTGAATACCCAGACAGGTTGAGTGTACGGCCACGATGACCCGGTCTCGGCAGCGACTTGATCAGCGTTGCTACCTATCCACGCATAGGTAGCCGATCCCATAGCCAATGCACCTACCTCAGCAATAAACTCTGGGTAGCTGGAGTCATTTAGGTCGCCCAGCGAAAATAGCCAGTCTAGCGAATCATCTTCGGTCGCGATGAACCCATCAAGGCTTGTGGCTGTATAGTACTGAGTCTTCATAACTGTTTTCGCTTTCGATACCTAATTGTGACCACCTAACAACTTATTAGATCGATAACCTCCCCCATCACTGGTCTGAGACACCTGACAGCAGGCTATACGTTGTCCCGGTACATTGAGCTTGTTAGAAAGATTATAGGCAAAATTTTTGTTTTACCAACAGTCCCTGTAAACAGAGAACCCCGACTATCTAACTTATGATTTGAGGAGCGAGTCGTGACAGTCTCTTCGAGAAAGTTGAGTAGGATGGTAGTTTTTGACGATCAGTTGTACCGGAGATGCTCCTGATGTCAAACCTCGGCGCACGGGTTGCACCAAACGGGCATCAGCTAATCCTAGTTCAACCTGTGACAGGATTCTACTCAAAACCACTTTCATTTCAAATTGAGCAAACGCCATACCAATACAACGTCGACTGCCCCCACCAAAAGGCAAATATTCAAAAGGAGTAAATTGGCGTTCCAAAAAGCGTTCTGGTTTGAATTGCTCCGGATCTGGGTAGATATCCTCACGGCGATGGGCTAGATAGATCGAACCCATTACAATAGTTCCAGGGGCAAGTGAGTGCCCCATCAACTCAACAGACGATCTAACCACCCGTGGAAACGTCAGCATTCCCACCGGGTAAATCCGTAGCGTTTCACAACAGACTGCATTCAGATAGGGG contains the following coding sequences:
- a CDS encoding dihydrofolate reductase family protein; this translates as MKTQYYTATSLDGFIATEDDSLDWLFSLGDLNDSSYPEFIAEVGALAMGSATYAWIGSNADQVAAETGSSWPYTQPVWVFTSRSLPVIEGADIQFVKGDVRHIHKEMRAAAGDKNIWIVGGGDLAGQFYDAGLLDELIVQIGSATLGKGKQLFPRRVLSPTLRLISVRQISTGMAELRYEVGKNSVGSTA